In Arachis stenosperma cultivar V10309 chromosome 1, arast.V10309.gnm1.PFL2, whole genome shotgun sequence, one DNA window encodes the following:
- the LOC130978156 gene encoding uncharacterized protein LOC130978156: MLDGVAGFGPGYKGPSYDSLRVNLLADLKRECQMVVDSYRSAWKETGCTLMADGWTDQRQRILINFLVYCSKGLCFVKSVDASSMVKNASSLCDLFSEVIEWIEPDNVVHVVTDNAANYVAAGRLINKKFENIHWSPCAAHCLNLILKDISSMPHISSLATRASKITVFVYNHTVFLSWLRQKEDWREIVRPGATRFATVFLTLMSILERKSELQQLVVDTHFTGHKLGRSANGRAVSAIILDNKFWDDCFTVCQIVSPLIKLLRLVDADDKPSLGIVYEGMLRESPDVMRALLDLVTLHCKVNNLDSVEAMKEIHLYRDRKESFDRPEAVPAAKKLQPDEWWRLFGSSAPCLQKMAVRILSQASVFSGCERNWSLFDQIHTARRNRLEHDRLSDIVYVTYNLRLKSRKQKSQYDPIDIETIDKVDFWVTKEVVEKEPDLPSNIEDLLDEIDADLDQGGGGGSTSTFYAAPLAFSGPSSGNEGDEINDANLQQIMDDFDG; the protein is encoded by the exons ATGTTGGATGGTGTAGCTGGCTTTGGGCCTGGTTATAAAGGTCCTTCTTATGACTCTTTGAGGGTTAATTTATTAGCCGATCTCAAAAGGGAGTGTCAAATGGTTGTTGATAGCTATAGGTCTGCTTGGAAAGAAACTGGATGTACTCTCATGGCTGATGGTTGGACAGATCAAAGGCAAAGAatattgattaattttttgGTTTATTGTTCGAAAGGGTTGTGCTTTGTGAAATCTGTAGATGCCTCAAGTATGGTTAAAAATGCTTCTAGCTTGTGTGACTTGTTTTCAGAGGTGATTGAATGGATTGAACCTGATAATGTTGTTCATGTAGTGACCGATAATGCTGCGAATTATGTTGCTGCTGGTAGGCTTATTAAtaagaaatttgaaaatattcaCTGGTCACCTTGTGCTGCTCATTGCTTGAATCTTATTCTAAAAGATATAAGCAGCATGCCACATATTTCTAGCCTTGCAACACGTGCTTCGAAGATTACCGTGTTTGTATATAATCATACGGTGTTCTTGTCCTGGCTAAGACAAAAAGAGGATTGGAGGGAGATTGTTCGTCCAGGTGCAACTCGTTTTGCCACTGTCTTCCTCACATTGATGAGTATCCTTGAGCGCAAATCGGAATTACAACAATTGGTTGTTGATACACACTTTACCGGACACAAATTAGGAAGGAGTGCTAATGGAAGAGCTGTGAGTGCAATTATCCTAGACAATAAATTTTGGGATGATTGTTTTACTGTATGCCAAATTGTGAGTCCGTTGATTAAATTGCTGAGGTTGGTAGATGCCGATGATAAACCATCATTGGGAATTGTTTATGAAGGTATGCTGAG AGAATCACCTGATGTCATGCGAGCTTTACTTGATCTTGTTACATTGCATTGCAAGGTTAATAATTTAGATTCAGTTGAGGCAATGAAAGAAATACACTTATATAGAGATCGAAAGGAAAGCTTTGATAGGCCTGAAGCTGTTCCAGCTGCAAAAAAACTTCAACCTG ATGAATGGTGGAGGTTATTTGGTAGTTCTGCTCCATGTTTACAAAAAATGGCAGTTCGCATTCTTAGCCAAGCATCTGTTTTTTCAGGGTGTGAAAGGAATTGGAGTCTTTTTGATCAAATTCATACAGCAAGAAGGAATAGATTGGAGCATGATAGGCTAAGTGATATTGTGTATGTTACATATAATTTGCGTCTTAAATCCAG aaagcaaaagtcACAATATGATCCAATCGATATTGAAACTATTGATAAGGTTGATTTTTGGGTGACGAAAGAGGTTGTTGAAAAAGAGCCTGATCTTCCAAGTAATATTGAAGACTTGCTTG ATGAGATTGATGCTGATTTAGATcaaggtggtggtggtggtagtaCTAGTACATTTTATGCTGCACCACTTGCTTTTTCTGGTCCAAGTAGTGGAAATGAAGGTGATGAAATCAATGACGCAAATTTGCAACAAATTATGGACGATTTTGATGGTTGA